From Streptomyces sp. SAI-135:
CCGCGGGATCCTCTACGCGCCGGACTACGTGGTGAACGCCGGCGGGGTCATCCAGGTCGCCGACGAACTGCACGGGTTCGACTTCGAGCGGTGCAAGGCGAAGGCCGCGAAGATCTACGACACCACGCTCGCCATATTCGCACGTGCGAAGGAAGACGGGATTCCGCCGGCCGCCGCGGCCGACCGGATCGCCGAGCAGCGGATGCACGAGGCGGCCAGGAAACCGGCGCACTGACGTTTGACCGGTACCCGTCGGCGCACACTTAGAGAGAACTCTCACGTTCGTCGGCGGGTCGGCCGCGAAGAAGTGGTTAAAATCGCGGTTGACCAGCGGGGACGGGGCTCCCCGAGGGTCCTGGGGCCGGGCCCGTGGTGCGGGCGACGTACCGTATGGGCGTGGGCTCAGGTACCGTGGAAGCCCTACGGACCGGTCTCTCTGCGGAGAGCCCGTTCCAGATCATGAACGCGTGTCAAGACTCTGGGGCCACCGAGCCCCGTATCCGAGGGGGTCGAGCCATGGGGCGCGGCCGGGCAAAGGCCAAGCAGACGAAGGTCGCCCGCCAGCTGAAGTACAGCAGCGGCGGGACTGATCTGTCGCGTCTGGCCAATGAGCTGGGCGCTTCGACTTCGAGCCAGCCGCCGAATGGCGAGCCGTTCGAGGACGACGACGAGGAAGACGACCCGTACGCCCAGTACGCGGATCTCTATAACGACGACGAGGACGAGGACGACGAGTCCGGTCCTGCGTCTCAACGCCGCGGAGCTTGACGACCTAGCTGTGCGTAACCCGGTCCGGGGTGGTCCACACCACCGGACCGGGTTTTGCGCTGCCTGTCGGTCTCCGGGCGCCGCCGCTCCTAGGCGTAGTCGCCCACGAGCTCGGCGCCCGTGGCGTGCTCGCCGCGGTCCGTGATCTCGCCCGCGACCCAGGCCTCGACCCCGCGGTCGGCCAGGGTGGCCAGGGCGACGTCCGCCGACTCCTGGGGGACGATCGCGATCATGCCGACGCCCATGTTCAGGGTCTTCTCCAGCTCCAGGCGCTCGACCTGCCCCGTCCTGCCGACGAGGTCGAAGATCGGGGCCGGGGTCCAGGTGGTCCGGTCGACGACCGCGTGCAGGCCGTCGGGGATGACCCGGGCCAGGTTGGCCGCCAGACCGCCGCCGGTGACGTGCGAGAAGGCGTGCACCTCGGCCGTGCGGATCAGGGCCAGGCAGTCCAGCGAATAGATCTTGGTGGGCTCCAGGAGCTCCTCGCCGAGGGTGCGGCCCAGCTCGTCGATCCGGGCGTCCAGGGCGAGGCCCGCCTCGTTCAGGAGCACATGCCGCACGAGCGAGTACCCGTTCGAGTGAAGACCCGAGGCCGCCATGGCGATGACCGCGTCACCCTTACGGATGCGATCCGCGCCGAGCAGCCGGTCGGCCTCCACGACGCCCGTACCGGCGCCGGCGACGTCGAAGTCGTCCGGACCCAGCAGGCCGGGGTGCTCGGCCGTCTCACCGCCCACCAGGGCGCAGCCGGCGAGCACACAGCCCTCGGCGATGCCCTTGACGATCGCGGCGACCCGCTCGGGGTGCACCTTGCCGACGCAGATGTAGTCGGTCATGAACAGCGGCTCGGCCCCGCACACCACGATGTCGTCCATGACCATCGCGACCAGGTCGTGGCCGATCGTGTCGTAGACGCCCAGCTGGCGCGCGATGTCGACCTTGGTGCCCACGCCGTCGGTGGCGGAGGCGAGCAGGGGACGCTCGTAGCGCTTGAGGGCGGAGGCGTCGAAGAGTCCGGCGAAACCGCCGAGGCCGCCGAGGACCTCGGGGCGCTGGGTCTTCTTCACCCACTCCTTCATGAGTTCTACGGCGCGGTCGCCCGCCTCGATGTCGACGCCCGCGGCTGCGTAGCTGGCACCAGTTGTCTCAGACATGGCAGTAGAGAACTTTCGTGTCGTACGGCAGGTATGACGGGCTGCCTACGGGCGACGGATCGCGTCGGCCGCGGCCGTGGCGGCGGGCCCTGCGGCCAGCTCGGTCTCCAGGAGCTGCTTGCCGAGCAGCTCGGGGTCCGGGAGATCCATCGGGTACTCGCCGTCGAAGCAGGCGCGGCAGAGGTTCGGCTTGGCGATGGTGGTCGCCTCGATCATGCCGTCGATGGAGATGTACGCCAGGGAGTCGGCGCCCAGTGAGGTGCCGATCTCGTCGATCGTCATGCCGTTGGCGATGAGTTCGGCGCGGGTGGCGAAGTCGATGCCGAAGAAGCAGGGCCACTTGACGGGGGGCGAGGAGATCCGGATGTGGACCTCGGCGGCGCCCGCCTCGCGGAGCATGCGGACCAGGGCGCGCTGGGTGTTGCCGCGCACGATCGAGTCGTCGACGACGACCAGCCGCTTGCCCTTGATGACTTCCTTGAGCGGGTTCAGCTTCAGGCGGATGCCGAGCTGGCGAATGGTCTGCGAGGGCTGGATGAACGTACGGCCGACATAGGCGTTCTTCACCAGGCCCGCGCCGAAGGGGATGCCGGACGCCTCGGCGTAGCCGATGGCCGCCGGGGTGCCGGACTCCGGGGTCGCTATGACCAGGTCGGCCTCGACGGGCGCCTCCTTGGCGAGCTTGCGGCCCATCTCCACGCGGGAGAGGTAGACGTTCCGGCCGGCGATGTCGGTGTCGGGGCGCGCCAGATAGACGTACTCGAAGACACAGCCCTTGGGCTTCGCTTCCGCGAATCGGGAGGTGCGCAGGCCGTTCTCGTCGATGGCGACGAACTCGCCCGGCTCGATCTCGCGGACGTAGGCCGCGCCGCAGATGTCGAGGGCGGCGGACTCGGAGGCGACCACCCAGCCGCGCTCCAGGCGGCCGAGGACCAGCGGGCGGATGCCCTGCGGGTCACGGGCCGCGTAGAGGGTGTGCTCGTCCATGAAGACGAGGGAGAACGCGCCGCGCACCTGCGGGAGGACGGAATGGGCCGCCTCCTCGATGGTCAGGGGCTTGCCGTCCTCGTCGACCTGGGCCGCGAGGAGCGCGGTGAGCAGGTCGGTGTCGTTGGTGGCGGCCACCCGGGGGCTGCGCCCCTCCTGCTTGGGCAGGTCGGCGACCATCTCGGCGAGCTGCGCCGTGTTGACCAGGTTGCCGTTGTGGCCGAGCGCGATGGAACCGTGCCCGGTGGCACGGAAGGTCGGCTGGGCGTTCTCCCACACGGAGGCGCCGGTGGTCGAGTAGCGGGCGTGTCCGACCGCGATGTGACCCTGGAGCGAACCGAGAGAGGTCTCGTCGAAGACCTGGGACACGAGGCCCATGTCCTTGAAGACGAGGATCTGGGAGCCGTTGCTGACCGCGATTCCCGCGGATTCCTGGCCCCGATGCTGGAGGGCGTAGAGCCCGAAGTACGTGAGCTTGGCGACCTCTTCGCCCGGAGCCCAGACACCGAAGACGCCGCAAGCGTCCTGGGGGCCCTTCTCGCCGGGGAGCAGGTCGTGGTTGAGTCGTCCGTCACCACGTGGCACGGCTCCGAGTGTAGGCGAGATCGACCACTGGTCCGAATTCGTGGAGAGTGGGCTTTCTTACTCCGCCCGGGCCGTAACGCTCCTGCCGGGCGCCTTGGTGATCTTCAGGGTTTTGTGTTCCTGCTGGTAGGAGACCTTCCCGGAGAGGATTCCGGCGAGTTCGCGCTCGGTCTTCATCACCGGGCCCGCACACATCATGCGTGTGGTCGCGAGACGCCCGAACTCGATGGTGCCGTCCTTGACGGTGGCCCTGCCGTGGAAGGTGTTGCAGCCGAGGCTGCCGGTGACGGTGTCGTTCTTGGTGAGGGTGAGGTAGGCGTTCTTGCCGAGGGACCAGCGGGTGCCCTTGAGCGGCGGGGCCGTCTTCTCCCGAAAGGTGATGCTGTCGCCGTCGGCGCGGGTCAGGGTGAGGGTCCTGGTGCCGTCGCGTTCGGAGACCCTGGCCTTGTGGGTGCCTTCGAAGACGCTGGTGAACCGGGTCTCGAACTCCCCGAGCGGGTCGGGACAGCCGATCAGCGTCTGGACCAGGTCGGTGATCCGCACGGTGTCGCCGTCGATCTCGGCATCGGCGCCGATGCTGTTGCAGCCGACCGAGCCGCCGGACTCGCCGCCGTCCTCGCGGGAGGCGTCGGCGTCGGGCTTGAAGACGATGCGGGCGTCCTGGACGGTCTCGGCGTCCTTCGGCAGGACGTACTCCTTGCCGTCCACGGTCACCTTCTGCGGCAGCCAGTCGATGCCCGCGATGTCGGCGGCACTCTTGATCGAGTCGATCGAGTCGCTTCCGGCGCCGGATTCCGTGCCGCAGGCGGCCAGCAGCGTGGTGACCACGGCGGCCAGGGTGGCGGCGCATTTCACACGTGTCGTCCGCTTCATGGCACTTGGACGCACGAGGGGCGCGAAGGGTTCAGTTCATCAGGGGAAGCAGAGCGCCCAGGTCCGCCCGCTCCCCGCTCGCGCTGACCTTGGCCCCCTCCAGCGCGTCCTTCCAGGTCAGCCTTCCGGTGGCGAGCCGGATCCAGGTCAGCGGATCGGTCTCGACGACGTTCGGCGGGGTGCCCCGGGTGTGCTTCGGCCCCTCGACGCACTGCACGACGGCGTACGGCGGGATCCGCACCTCGGTGGAACCGCCGGGCGCCTTCAGGGCGAGGGCGTCGGCAAGCAGGCGGGTACAGGCGGCGAGCGCCTGGCGGTCGTGGGGGATGCCGAGGCCGGGGACGGCGGCGTTGAGG
This genomic window contains:
- a CDS encoding META domain-containing protein — protein: MVTTLLAACGTESGAGSDSIDSIKSAADIAGIDWLPQKVTVDGKEYVLPKDAETVQDARIVFKPDADASREDGGESGGSVGCNSIGADAEIDGDTVRITDLVQTLIGCPDPLGEFETRFTSVFEGTHKARVSERDGTRTLTLTRADGDSITFREKTAPPLKGTRWSLGKNAYLTLTKNDTVTGSLGCNTFHGRATVKDGTIEFGRLATTRMMCAGPVMKTERELAGILSGKVSYQQEHKTLKITKAPGRSVTARAE
- the purM gene encoding phosphoribosylformylglycinamidine cyclo-ligase, coding for MSETTGASYAAAGVDIEAGDRAVELMKEWVKKTQRPEVLGGLGGFAGLFDASALKRYERPLLASATDGVGTKVDIARQLGVYDTIGHDLVAMVMDDIVVCGAEPLFMTDYICVGKVHPERVAAIVKGIAEGCVLAGCALVGGETAEHPGLLGPDDFDVAGAGTGVVEADRLLGADRIRKGDAVIAMAASGLHSNGYSLVRHVLLNEAGLALDARIDELGRTLGEELLEPTKIYSLDCLALIRTAEVHAFSHVTGGGLAANLARVIPDGLHAVVDRTTWTPAPIFDLVGRTGQVERLELEKTLNMGVGMIAIVPQESADVALATLADRGVEAWVAGEITDRGEHATGAELVGDYA
- a CDS encoding DUF3073 domain-containing protein, whose protein sequence is MGRGRAKAKQTKVARQLKYSSGGTDLSRLANELGASTSSQPPNGEPFEDDDEEDDPYAQYADLYNDDEDEDDESGPASQRRGA
- the purF gene encoding amidophosphoribosyltransferase; translation: MPRGDGRLNHDLLPGEKGPQDACGVFGVWAPGEEVAKLTYFGLYALQHRGQESAGIAVSNGSQILVFKDMGLVSQVFDETSLGSLQGHIAVGHARYSTTGASVWENAQPTFRATGHGSIALGHNGNLVNTAQLAEMVADLPKQEGRSPRVAATNDTDLLTALLAAQVDEDGKPLTIEEAAHSVLPQVRGAFSLVFMDEHTLYAARDPQGIRPLVLGRLERGWVVASESAALDICGAAYVREIEPGEFVAIDENGLRTSRFAEAKPKGCVFEYVYLARPDTDIAGRNVYLSRVEMGRKLAKEAPVEADLVIATPESGTPAAIGYAEASGIPFGAGLVKNAYVGRTFIQPSQTIRQLGIRLKLNPLKEVIKGKRLVVVDDSIVRGNTQRALVRMLREAGAAEVHIRISSPPVKWPCFFGIDFATRAELIANGMTIDEIGTSLGADSLAYISIDGMIEATTIAKPNLCRACFDGEYPMDLPDPELLGKQLLETELAAGPAATAAADAIRRP